DNA sequence from the Rhodospirillaceae bacterium genome:
CCCTTACGGAACATCCAGACTTAAACTATATGATGAGTATGCAGGAGTCGCTAGTTGTCTATATGGCCGAGGGATATTCGCGTTCCTCCGGTAAACTTTCTGCTTGTAACGTGCACGTGGCGCCAGGTCTTGGTAATGCCATGGGGGCTATTTATGCGGCAAAGTTTGCAAATACTCCGATAATTATAACCGCTGGCCAACAGGAGCAAGGACATGGGCTCACGGAACCTTTGCTTTACGATCCGTTGGTGCCGATTGCGCAACCTCTAGTTAAATGGGCGGTGGAAGTTACACGATTTGAAGATTTGCCGCGAATTGTGCGGCGGGCGGCAAAGGTAGCTATGACGCCTCCAACGGGGCCCGTGTTTATCTCACTTCCTGGTGACATCCTAAATGAGGAGGGGGCCTTGGAGTTGGGTGCGCGCACGCGCGTTGACACTAAGGTTAGGCCAATTGATTCTACCTTGGAGAAGACCGCCGAACGGATTTTGAGCGCAAGCAATCCGGTCATTGTCGCAGGACATGAACTTGCCACGGATGATGCTCTTCAAGAGGCGGCAGAGTTTGCGAGTATTATTGGGTGTCCCGTTTATCAACAGACCGTGCAATATGGCGCCCATTTTCTGTCAGAGCATCCTGGATTTATGGGNGCCTTAAGTCGNGATCAGCAACAGGTGAGGGACGTTCTCTCACCATACGACCTTTTAATTGTTCTTGGAGCTGATGTTTTACGCATGTCGGTGTGGTCGTCGGTAGAACCTCTGCCGGAGGGGATGAAAATTGTACAAATAGGACAACGTGATTGGGAAATGGGAAAAAATTTCCCGACTGAGCTTGCGATACGTGCTGATGTTAAAGAGACTTTGAAAGCGTTGAATCCAAAATTAATGGAACGGGGTGGAGCCGANCAAAAGTCTAAAGCGGATGAGAGTTTGAATAAACTAAGTTCAAAGAATTGGTCGGCCAAGAGGGAAGTTATGGTCAAAGAACTGACCGCCGCACCGCAAACTGGAGCTATCGATCCAGCGTGGATGGTAATGAAGATCGTTGACACAATGCCAGAAGAAACCATCATCGTGGATGAAGGTATTATTAGTAGTAGAGCCTTAATGTCGCTTTTGCCATATCGGACCTCGAGCTCTTTGTTTGGTATGGCAAGTGGGGGGATCGGATGGGGTGTTCCTGCCGCGTGTGGAGTTCAAGCGGCGCATCCTGAAAAACCGCTCATAGCTATAATTGGTGACGGTAGTTCTATGTATTCCATTCAAGCTCTTTGGACAGCTGCTAATCAGAAGTTACCAGTCAATTATGTGATTTGTGATAACGGTGGATATCGCATAATTAAGGAGAGATTGTTTTCTTTTCATGGGAATGAAAACTTTATCGGTATGGACTTTAAGGAGCCTGCTGTGGATTTTGTTGGTTTAGCCAATTCCGTAGGAGTTCCATCAGTTCGGGTGGTTGACCACAGTGAACTAGTCCCTGCTTTAGAAGATGCATTGAATAATACCAGTGGCCCAAATCTTATTAGTGTGACAGTGGACTCAGGTAGGTTTTAGACAGAGTTGTTTAATTTATTATGGGTCTCGAATTATCATAACCCAATAGGATTTTTAGATGCTCCAGACTGAAGAATTGCCATACAAAATTGAGAGGTATGAACGAATTGCAGAGACTGCCGGGCTGNGGNTATCAATTCTTACTCTTGCTTCTGGTGATGAGGTTCCCTGGCACAAGCATACCGATGTAAATGACCAATTTTTTTTGTATGGATGGAGCAATGTGTATAGAAACACGTATGCNCGCATCAGCAACGACATTGGAAAAAGGTGATACGTTGAAAATTCCGTGTGGGCAACCACATCGTGTCATGGGATTAAAGGGGGAGGCGTGTAGATTTTTGATAATACAGGGTGTTGGTGAGTACGATTTTGTTCCAGAATAGTGGGTAATATGATGATGTTTCTAGATAATATGCGGCAGGTTGGGCTGCACAAATATTGTGTTGTTTCTTACGGGAGGAAATCATGAGTTTGGAGGGGTATAAGGATTTTTCCTCGCTTGTTTCTCCGGAACGAGTTCACAAGGCCTGTTATTCAGACGAGGGGGTTTTTGAGCAAGAACTTAACAAGATATTCTATAAATCATGGATTTACGTAGGGCATGAAAGCCAAGTTCCTAATCCAGGTGACTATTGGACAACTTGGATTGGTCGCGAGAGGGTTATCTTATGTAGAAGTGAAGATNCCCAAGTGCACGTATTGTATAACCGGTGTCCCCATAGAGGTACCCTCATTTGTAATAATTTGCATGGAAACGCGCGCAAAGCATTTCGTTGCCCATACCACGCCTGGCAGTTTAATTTGGATGGAAGTCTGCGAAATATGCCAATGAAACAGGGGTATGAGGGGATTATTGATTTGAAGGATCCTCAGCTGCAGATGAAAAGGGCGGCACGCCAAGCTACNTATCGGGGCTTTGTTTTTGCTAGTTTATCGGATGAGGGCGAAAGCCTGGACGAATGGTTGGGTTCGGGTGGCAGGGCTGCTTTTGACGATATTTGCAATCGCTCTCCCGAGGGAGAGTGTNAGATTGTGATGAACTGTTTTCGTATTATTCAACACTCTAATTGGAAAATCTTTTTGGAGAATCAATTAGACGCTGTGCATCCTTCGATTACTCATCATTCCACCGGAGATGCGGCGGCCCAGCAGCAACAAGTTTTTAAACAAAAGACAGGCCAAGAACCTCCAATTGGCTATCAATTCCTGGCTGANTTTACCTTGCCTTACGAGAAGTGGGATTCACTTGATACAATCGGTTACCCTCATGGACATACCGTGCTAGCTGGCTATATGGGGCTGAGGCCGCGTGACCCCATAACTTTGGCTCACGAAGCCGTGCTAGAAGAAGCATATGGTGCGGAGCGGATGGAGGAAATACTATCTACCAATGTGCACCATGTTTTGGTTTATCCTTGTTTATCGGTGCAGCCAGCGCTGCAACAATTGAGAGCGGTTAGGCCTCTCGCCGCGGACAAAACCTTAACCGAAATNTGGCATTTTAAGCTTAAGGGTGTGCCAGAAGGGGTCTATGAGCGATCCCTCGCTTATTATTATCATGTGAACTCGCCATCAACCATGGTGAATGCGGATGACTTGAATAATTTTAGAGCATGCCAAGATGGNCTTTCCCTTCAAGGTGGGGGCGATTGGGTGAGTTTTCATAGAAACTATGGACAGGATCCGANTAATGGAGGGGTAACTACTTCTGTAACAGGAATGAGCGAACAGCCGATGAGAAATATGTTTGCTGCTTGGAAGAAATATATGTCGGCGTAAAACTATAAGGGGATTCAATATTTTATGTCCAAACATAATAGTCTACAGGTTTCCGATAAAACCCAACGTGAGATAGAGAATTTCCTGTATTTGCAGGCGGAGGTTCTTGATGAACGTCGCTGGGAAGAATGGCTGGATCTCTTTGGCGAGGAAGGTATTTACTGGATGCCGGCATCCGGCGAACAAGAGACAGGGGAAGGACAGCCAAATATTTTTTATGAAGATTATCATTTGATGAGCATGCGCATTCGGCGTGTCGAACATCCTTATGCCCACTCGCAGACCGCAGGGCACCGCACTAGTCATGTTGTTTCAAATGTAATGATCCAACATGAAGATGAAAGNTCAGGTGAAGTTCTTGTAACTTCGCGGTTCCATATGGTCGAATATCGTTTAGACGATCAACGGTATTTTGGTGGAAAATATACCCATCAACTAAGAAATTCGGGTTCAGGTTATAAAATAATCCTTCAAAGAGTAGATTTGGTAAATGTTGAAGGTCCCTTTGATTACGTAATGCAGGTTTGGGTATAGCCATTGTTAAACAAGAATGACAGATAGCGGGAATTCTTCCTCTATATCACTCTCCAGG
Encoded proteins:
- a CDS encoding ribosomal subunit interface protein; translation: MSLEGYKDFSSLVSPERVHKACYSDEGVFEQELNKIFYKSWIYVGHESQVPNPGDYWTTWIGRERVILCRSEDXQVHVLYNRCPHRGTLICNNLHGNARKAFRCPYHAWQFNLDGSLRNMPMKQGYEGIIDLKDPQLQMKRAARQATYRGFVFASLSDEGESLDEWLGSGGRAAFDDICNRSPEGECXIVMNCFRIIQHSNWKIFLENQLDAVHPSITHHSTGDAAAQQQQVFKQKTGQEPPIGYQFLAXFTLPYEKWDSLDTIGYPHGHTVLAGYMGLRPRDPITLAHEAVLEEAYGAERMEEILSTNVHHVLVYPCLSVQPALQQLRAVRPLAADKTLTEXWHFKLKGVPEGVYERSLAYYYHVNSPSTMVNADDLNNFRACQDGLSLQGGGDWVSFHRNYGQDPXNGGVTTSVTGMSEQPMRNMFAAWKKYMSA
- a CDS encoding benzoylformate decarboxylase; amino-acid sequence: MSLNTITGRSAFLSLLKDEGITHLFGNPGTTELPIMDALTEHPDLNYMMSMQESLVVYMAEGYSRSSGKLSACNVHVAPGLGNAMGAIYAAKFANTPIIITAGQQEQGHGLTEPLLYDPLVPIAQPLVKWAVEVTRFEDLPRIVRRAAKVAMTPPTGPVFISLPGDILNEEGALELGARTRVDTKVRPIDSTLEKTAERILSASNPVIVAGHELATDDALQEAAEFASIIGCPVYQQTVQYGAHFLSEHPGFMGALSRDQQQVRDVLSPYDLLIVLGADVLRMSVWSSVEPLPEGMKIVQIGQRDWEMGKNFPTELAIRADVKETLKALNPKLMERGGAXQKSKADESLNKLSSKNWSAKREVMVKELTAAPQTGAIDPAWMVMKIVDTMPEETIIVDEGIISSRALMSLLPYRTSSSLFGMASGGIGWGVPAACGVQAAHPEKPLIAIIGDGSSMYSIQALWTAANQKLPVNYVICDNGGYRIIKERLFSFHGNENFIGMDFKEPAVDFVGLANSVGVPSVRVVDHSELVPALEDALNNTSGPNLISVTVDSGRF
- a CDS encoding aromatic-ring-hydroxylating dioxygenase subunit beta, with protein sequence MSKHNSLQVSDKTQREIENFLYLQAEVLDERRWEEWLDLFGEEGIYWMPASGEQETGEGQPNIFYEDYHLMSMRIRRVEHPYAHSQTAGHRTSHVVSNVMIQHEDEXSGEVLVTSRFHMVEYRLDDQRYFGGKYTHQLRNSGSGYKIILQRVDLVNVEGPFDYVMQVWV